GTCCTGCCGCGCAGCAgccggtgtgtgtgtggggggcaccTCCTGGTCATGGAGCTCCGTCAGAGCGTGACGTTCCAGAAGGTGATTTTTGCTTCTGGCAGGGGGTTATTCTTATGTTGGTTCAActaatttcaagaaaaattttacttaaattctGTGTTCTTTTCAAGCCAATGATGGAAACTGGCcaacattaaaacaaaattctaGCTCTTTGGTGAAACCGACGCAGATCGCCAGTGTGGACTGGAAGGACACGAACGTGGAGGGGCCGCTCAAGCAGGGGGCCGTCTCGAGCCAGCCTACGCCCTTGTCAGCCTTGGGAGCCCCGGAGAAGCTGGTAGGCCGTTTGTCTTTGTCACAAAACACAAACAAGCTCCTGACTGACTACATCCTTACTTAGCCTTCGTCTTTATCTAAGTGGTAGGAGGTGTCACGAGGCAAATTAATCCTGTTGGTGTCCAAATCATACCCAAGTCTGAAGGAGTTCATGGACCCTGAGCACGAGAGTGGGGTACAGGTGTGAGGCCTTTGGTCAGGGTCGTTCACCCTGCTGTTCACCCCCACGGCGTGCCCCGTGCCTGGTCACAAGCCTGTTTGAAGGATTACAAGTCCTGCTTTGTGCTCTTGTGACCGTGGATGGAAACGTGCTTGACTTTTCAAAGGAtgactttgtctttctttttaacaccTAAATTTAGGGCATCGAGATTGGTAAAGTGCCACCTCCCATCCCTGGTGTCGGCAAGCAGCTGCCCCCAAGCTATGGGACGTACCCAAGCCCTGCGCCCGCGGGCCCAGGCTCGACAAACTCcctggagaggaggaaggagggcagcttGCCCAGGCCCAGCGCAGGCCTGCCCAGTCGGCAGAAACCTGCACCGCTGCCCCCTGCGGCTGGCCCCCACCAGCCAGGGTCCTCCCAGCAGATTCAGCAGAGGATTTCTGTGCCACCAAGTCCCACGTACCCACCGGCGGGGCTGCCTGCCTTTCCAGCTGGCGACGGCAAACCTGAACTCCCACTGACTGTGGCCATTAGGCCCTTTCTGGCTGATAAAGGGTCAAGGCCACAATCCCCCAGGAAAGGACCACAGACAGTGAATTCAAGTTCCATATACTCCATGTACCTCCAGCAAGCCACGCCACCTAAGAAGTACCAGCCAGCGGCACACAGCACCTTAAATAAGTCGGTTAAAGCAGGTACGGTGGGTTTGCACTCGCCATCTCTCGGGGTGAGGAAGTCATACTTGAGAAAATGCCAATCCATATCCTTACTTTTGGGCCACGTGCTGTTGAGGATTAAACTTGATTCTTACATAAAGTGCGGCCTTGGGTATCTGTGTGAGATGGGGGTAAAAGATGACATGCATAGAGCAGTTCTGCAGGTGGACCACCGCTCTCTGACTTCCTGTCTGAGCACCCGCCTGCCCACATTTCTCAGGAAATCCAGGTCTCGGAAGGCTGGCACTTTGgaatttcctcttttcctcctgctTCGTAGTAACTCGTACAGGACCTATCTGGGGAGCTGGCGTAGTGGGAGCTCTGCCTGGATCTGATCCCCCTGGCCTCCTAGCAGTAGCTGAGCCAGGCCCCTAGGGGGTGATGCGAGGGGGGACGGTTTTGCTGCTTTGGGATCCTTTCCCAGAGCCCACAGGGGAGAAAAGCCCTGGTTTGGGTGCGGGAACATCAGCCCCgggcctcctggggaggcaggtgtGAGCACAGAGCCCAGTTCCCCACATACGGAGGCTGACGGTGATTCCTCCCTGTGCGGCAGGATCCTGGGcatctgggctgggctggggcctcTTCAGACGTTCTTGGGCGTGGCTGCAGAACGTTTCTAGAATCTAGTTTGAGAATCCCTAGGCAGGCCAGGCCACCCTGTGCCCAGCGATCTCCCAGGTGGACACACCAGCACTGGCCTGTGGCAGGCCCTGGCCCACGGGGGAAAGGCTTGCCGGGGCCACCGGATGAGCCTTCCTTTCTGAGGTGGCCTGCGTTTTACGTCATTTGGCTTGGTCCCAGGTCACGTGGGTTCTTCTTGGCCAGGAAACAGTGAACACCTGTTTAGGGCAGGAAGGCAGGTTTGCaaccttttgttctttttcatttgagaaagacccagttctgtaaaaactgaTAAACTAGAGACACTCCACCTTCCAGAAGGAGTTGGTGGGGTTCTGTGAGCAGCAGCTTCCTTTGGGATTTAATATGGGGACTTAGCATCCTCAGTGGCAGATTACAGTCTCTGTAGGAGCCCATCTCTGTGTCGTCAAAGGTGCCTGGTGAGCAGGCCCCAGACGCCACAGGCTGCTGAGGTGGGTGTCCTCTGTGTCTCCCCAGTGTACGGTAAACCCGTTCTGCCCTCCGGCTCCACATCCCCGTCGCCGCTACCGTTTCTTCATGGGTCGCTGGCCACAAGCGCCTCGCATCCCCTGCCGCCTTCAGAAAGTGCTGAGAAGGAGCCAGAGCAGGACAGCCCTGCCGCCCCCGGAGACGGGGCCGCCGTGGAGAGCCTGCCGCGGCCGCTCAGCCCCACCAAGCTCACGCCCATTGTGCACTCGCCGTTGCGCTACCAGAGCGATGCTGACCTGGAGGCCCTGCGCAGGAAGCTGGCCAACGCGCCCCGGCCCCTGAAGAAGCGCGGCTCCATCACGGAGCCAGAGGGCCCCGGCGGGCCCAACATCCAGAAGCTGCTGTATCAGCGCTTCAACACCCTGGCTGGGGGCATGGAGGGCACCCCCTTCTACCAGCCCAGCCCCTCGCGGGACTTCCTGGGCTCCTTAGCCGATGTGGACAATGGGAACACTGCTGCCAACGGGAACCTGGGCGAGGCCGGCCCCACCCTGCCCACGGCCCCGCTCCCGGCCGAGCCTGCCCCCACCTCGGATGCCAATGACAACCGGCTCCCTTCCCCCGAACCGGAGGGGCCCATCTGTCCCCTGAACACCCACCAAACGGCTGAGCCTGCCGAGGACGACAACAACAACGTGGCCGCGGCCCCGCCCACTGAGCCGCCGCTCCCCCCATCGCTTCCCCCcgccgcgcccccgccggcggcCCCTACGGTGGGTGCCACCCCGGACCAGGGCCATGGCTCCCTAGTCACCCAGCCAGTGCCTGTGGAGGGCGTGCCTGCGTCGTGGCTGCTGGGAGCAGTGGGGCTCATCCGGGGCACGAGGGGCGGTGGCCTCGTACCAGAGAGCCAGCCTGGGGGCCCGAGGCGGCCCTGAGGAAGAGCAGCCATGTGGGGATCAGAAGGGCAGGCAGCAAGGGGAAGGAGAACCTTCTAGACAGAGCCCTGGAGGGAGGGCAGTGCTGCAGGAGCAGAGGCAGGTGGGAGCCCCTCACGGCTGGCAGGGCGGAAGCAGTTGGGCTCGgctgtgaccccccccccccacacttGCTGCCTCTCTCGGGTGCCTGTGGCGCAGCCCGGCCCCTGAGGCAGAGACGCCCTCCGGAGCCAGGCTGGGCTGGCCCGAGAGCGGGCTGGCCCGGGGTGCCCGGCACCACTCGGGGCTGCGGGTGAAGCTCTGCCTTGGGCTTTCGGCCCGCCCCTCCGCCCCCCGGGCCTGCTTCCATGGGGTCACCCTGAAATCCAAAGCTTCCTCCCGATAGAGCAAACGGACCAACCTGAAGAAGCCCAACTCGGAGAGGACGGGGCACGGGCTGAGGGTCCGCTTCAACCCGCTGGCGCTTCTCCTTGACGCCTCCCTGGAGGGGGAGTTCGACCTGGTGCAGAGGATCATCTACGAGGTGAGTGGGCGGGCGGCCGCAGCCCTGGTGGCcccgggcagggctggggctcacGCGCCCTTTGTCCTAGGTGGAGGACCCCAGCAAGCCCAACGACGAGGGCATCACCCCGCTGCACAACGCCGTCTGTGCCGGGCACCACCAGATTGTGAAGTTCCTGCTGGATTTCGGGGTCAACGTGAATGCCGCCGACAGCGACGGCTGGTGAGGGCCCCGGGGCgctggggtggtggggagaagggaagaggacgAGGGTGGCAACTTGGTCCCAGGCCTGCGTATCCTCCTGGTCTTCGTTCTCGCGGGGGTTTTGTTAAAGGCTCGGCCATGATCACGCTCTACACGTGGCTGACCGCTGACTGTAGGCTGAGCCTCTGCTGATCCATACGTTTTTAAGCAGCCAGAAAGCCTGTGTGGAGGGGAGCCTTGCAGGCCGGCCGCTGCGCCGCAGGCCCTGTGCCCCGTGGGTCTCATCGTGAGCTTCAGGCAGCAGTCTGCACTGCTGCGTTTGAACAGCTGTTTTTTGTATATTGTGATACAACACAGCCGTCACTGTCGCAGCCATTGTAAGGGACACATCATTGGTGTGAGGGACATTCGTGCTGTTGCACTGTGAACACCCAGCTTCCAGGCCGGTGTTCAGTCCACTCCCCGCCCGCCCTTTTCAGAAACGTGTGTGTGGCCCAAAACTGTTAGTAGAAGTGAGGCCACTACACAGCCAGCAGCACAGCAGCTCGCGGGGCACTGAGCACACAGCCCTGGGGGCCGCCTGGGACCCGGCCGGGCGTGAGCACCTCCTCTGTCCCTCCAGGACGCCGCTGCACTGCGCTGCTTCCTGCAACAGCGTCCACCTCTGCAAACAGCTGGTGGAGAGCGGCGCCGCCATCTTTGCCTCCACCATCAGCGACGTTGAGACTGCTGCGGACAAGTGCGAAGAGGCGGAGGAAGGCTACCCCCAGTGCTCCCAGTTCTTACACGGTGCGGGGCGGGCGGCCGGGGGTCCCCAGGGGAGAGGCCTGTGAGGGCTGAGGTGTCCCACAGTGGGTCTCCCATCCTGTCCTGTGGGGGAGGGAAGCTCCCTTCTCCATTAGGCAGCGCTGGGTTTTCCAAGGGCTAAACAGTCACGGGCCATCCACGCTATACCCGATGGGAGAACCTGTGGGCCCAGCCTACCTTAGACCCTGGGGACAAAGTGACAAATGAAACAGGCAATGCCCTCCAGGCCCAGCTCCCAGGACAGAGGCCTtgtggcggggcgggggtggggggcggccgGCCTTCCTGGGGACCCGCAGGCGAGTCCTGGGTGTGCGCTCACTGGGTCGCAGTGGCTCCGTCGctctggtggtgagtgcttcccACTGTCCAAGAGCAAGTCCCGCGGCTTCTTTAGTCATCGACTTTTGGGAGTTTGTTCTGCGTGTGGGCTGTAAGTTTCACCTTAAGAAACGCCTTTTAGAACAACCCTGCTTTGCTTCTGGACACAAAGGTTCCGCCACGGTCCTCTTGCTGGGACGTGGAAGGGACTGTTGGCTTTAAGCGGAGGGTGGCAGCTGGCCTGGCTTCTGACCGCTCCACTGCGGCCCCCGCCGGGCTGCCCAAGGACAGCAGCGTGTCCCTCCTGGTCCTGCTGTGGGGCTCTCTCTGCAGCCCGCCCTCCATGGAGACCTGACCGTTTGCTCTCCCGTCCCAGGGGTGCAGGAGAAGTTGGGCGTGATGAACAAAGGCGTGGTGTACGCTCTGTGGGCTTACGAGGCCCAGAACAGGGACGAGCTGTCCTTCCACGAGGGGGATGCCCTCACCATCCTGAGGCGCAAGGACGAAAGCGAGACGGACTGGTGGTGGGCTCGCTTTGGGGACCGGGAGGGCTATGTGCCCAAAACCCTGCTGGGGGTAAGCACTCTGCGCTGCACCGGGGGCCCCGTGCCGGAGCCAGCTGTCCCCTCTACCTGCCCGTGGGCGTAACCTGGGCTCCAATCCTGCGGGCGGGAGACTGCCTTTCTCCAAGCCTCGTGGGAAccgtgggggggggggcatcTGCCGGAGCCCCCCGACAGGGGCTGCTCAGAGTGCTCTGCTCGTGGGGTCGGTAATGCGGTGGGGGACAGGCGACTGCAGGCTGCTCCTCTGCGTTGCACTGACGCTTCCTCAGACCCTTGGCAGGGCCGTGCCTTTGCTCTCGTGCTCCGTGCCCGGTAGGGCTGGCAGATGCTTTCGTGACACAGTCACTGGACACCGTGGGCCTGCCAGGCACCCTTAGGGGCCTTACAGACAGTGTCAGTGTCGAGTGCCCTGAGAGGAAGAGGAATGGGGTATCCTGGGAGTTGGAAGTTCTCCGTAGGAGGGTGACAAGCTGAACTTCGGCCTGAAGGAGCTGGTGTGCGGACTTCTGAGGGCAGCCTGGCCTCTGGAAGGGGTTCCTGCCCAGTGTGTCGTCCCCTTGTCCTAACTCCTGTCCCTTGCTTCCCAGTTGTACCCACGGATCAAACCCCGACAGCGAACACTGGCCTGAACTTCCCTTGGGAGCACCGCACGGGCTTTCCAGCGACGAGGAGCCACTGAAGAGATGATTCTGCCATTTCCCTGGGAAGCTGAAGCTAGAAATGGCTTTACTGGTGCTCCCTTTATCAGACAGCGTCCACAATGTGAAAGCCCGGCAGGTTCTAGGTGAGGCCCTTTCTCTGGTCTGCCCGCAGCTGGGAGAGAGACATTCGCCTCCAGGAAGACCGACTTTTGCCAGTTACTGTAAATCCAAATAAATACCCAGCTTTCTAAACAACTGTCCCTGTTGCCAGTAAGAAGCCCTGTAATTAACCCCTGGTCGGTTGCCAAGGAAGACGAATGCTGTCACACACTTGGGCCCCAAGGCCGTCGTTCCTCATTCCCGGTGTCACCCCAGCCCCAACAATGAAAACTTGCAGCTGCCGTGAGGTGCGTCCCCTCGCTAGAGCCCTGCCCTCCCGTTTACTAGAAATCACAGAAACCCGGGCACCTTTTTCATCCTCACCACATGCGTTTCTTCATCACCAAACGAGGCCCTGTGTGGAGACTTCTGTCCAGCAGTGGTGCCTGGTGTGTGGGCTCCACTTCCTGTTCCAGGCCTCGGTCTAGGTCACCGACAGGCCGTGGATGCGAGGGACCTTAAAATCAAGTGACACGTGGTCAGGAGTCTCAGCACAGCACTGCCTTCTCTGCAGCCTTGTGCTGCCCCGGTGtggtccccacccctcccagcgtGGACGTGCAGCCCACGGGCCAGGAGGCGGTGGACGCAGGGACGCCTGCAAAGTCACGGGGGCAGctatgggggtgggagggcaggggccCCAGCTCCCCGGTCCCAGCCATGACACCATAACCTGCCTGGTTCCAGACTTGAAGCAAGTAAGGCGCTTCCCTGAAGCGTCAACTGTACGTACAGGCTTTTATATACCAAAACTATTTTTTGACTAAACCACTCGAAACTGTCAGAACCACGTtggaaatgtttttttctctcattaaaaTCCAGGCCCTGAGCTTATTTTCCATGCGTGAGTCTTGTGTGTAATTTACGTACAGACACGTGTAGGTGCTTGTTGTAGAGTCACCTACCTTTAAGCGCTGGCTGACTGTGCACAGTGTGCTGATGGGAAGCGAGCATCCTGCAAGGCAGTCTCTGCGGATGCCATGTAAACGTGCACACGGTAAACTGCTGTCTCTCACCGCAGGCTGTGAGCGAGTCTTGTGTCCTGGAGCCAGAACTGAGCTGAGCATGAAGCTCAGGTTGTCTGGACACAGCGAGGTGAGGCCTGATCCGTATTTTCAAAATAGGTTTTAATCGTAAGCTTTATATACAAATTGTTgtacaattattttaataaagggaAATAGTGAAAAGTACAAAACACAAATCTTGTTCCTTTCCCTGTGAAGTAGCAAAGGTTTGTTCATAGCCCCAGATGAGTGACACGTGAACGGGCAGTCTGAGAGATGCGCTCCAGTACAAATCAGGCCAGGCCACCACTGCCCAGATCACTTCTGTGGAAGAATTAATGGAACGAACATCAAGGGGCCAGAACTATCTAGTAAACTTGGGCGCTCGTGAAAACATGGCACAGATTGTGCTCAAGAGTTCAGCAGTAGTGTAGCTcagtctcccccacccccaactcggCGTCGATGAGACCGATTCTAAAGCACGAGGCGCTCTGAGCATTAATCAGCTGTGTACACAGTGCACTAGGTGAGCTCCGAGTACTTGAGTTGCGTCTCCAGCACGTGTAGGGTTAGTTGCGCCTGTGCGTGCTCGGCGAGCAGGTGCTGCTGCCCCTAGCGGACTATCCAGCCCACGTGGCGTTACTGGTCCCGAGATTCGTAGAGAAGCTTGGCAGCCTGCAAGGTGACCAGAGATAAATGCGTGTGCCTGGCTGAATCCAGTGGGGGCACCCCGGGTAGGCAGGCGGCGGGCCTCCCTCTGGGAAAGGTGGGCAGTGCTCTGAGCAGAAGGGCCAGGCCCACGGTACCTTGTGCATGGCCACCAGCCATGCTGTCGCCTGCCTTCTGCTGCCGTTTGCGTCCTCCCCGGCCGTCAGCTTCAGCTGCGTCACGCCCTCCGCCCCTGGCGCCGTGTACTGCAGGGTCATGCCTGTGGCCCGCGCGTTGCCTCCTGGAGTGGGGAGACGAGGTAAGGATGCCCGAGGGGACGCTGAGCGCCCAGGGTGCCGCCGGCCCTGATGTGCTGCCGGGgcgcctcctccccagccctggtgCTGGTCTCAGACGGAGGCAGCCTGGTGGCGGGGCCTGGGCTAGGGGCTGCCCAGCGTTTGAGCCCAAGCTCACAGGCCCGGCACCACGTGGCCGAGAACCCAGGGAGAGGCGCGGTGCCGTTGGGAGGGCTGCCCAGGCTGCACCCTGCCTGTCACGCTGGCCTCACCCCCACCCTACTCTGGAGAGCCAGGGTCAAAGCGGAGGGCACAAGTGCCACCAACACCCCACTCTAGTACATGAGCTCCTGAAAAGATGCCATGTGGGGTCGGCCTGCTGGGACACTGCCCGCCTTTGGGCTGTGACGCCATGGACGACGACGGGACCCCAGCACCTGCTCTGAGAACCAACGGCTGGAGGAACAGACGGCCTTTCTGTCACGACTGCAGTCAGAAAAGTGGCAAGGAGACCAAGCCTCACAGTGGAGTTTGCCTACCTACAGCTGTTCTACTTTGTGACTTGGGAGGAAAACTCCATTGTGAGCCGTTACCCAGCTCAGAAGATCCCTTCCATCAGACGCAGGTCTCAGAGTCAAACGCAGGCCGGTGGGGGAGCAGGTGCTGGGGGGGAGAGGCCCGGCCCACCGGGAGGTCGATCCGGCTGGAAGTGCCCCGCCACCCAAGGCCTGGGACGCCCCTCATGACCTTTCATAAGCCACGGTTCGACCCTGGGTGTCAAGCGGCTTGTCCCCGCCTGGGCTCCTTGCaggagtgccccccgcccccgggctCTGGGGCAGGCAGGCTGTGCTCTGCCCACCCCCCGCTCCCATAGGTAGACTTCTACTGGCCCAGGGCACGTTTCCACGGCTCCTACGACCGCTGTCGCATTTTGAGTCTGTGGCCGGCAGAGCTGCATGCAAGTACCTGGGCCTCGACAGAAAGTGCGCAACGCTGCTGTGGCCACCGCCCCCGCCCACTCGGGAACACATTTTTCTGGACATTTAACGGTTCCGGAAGCCTGGGCAGAGCAGGGCTCACTGTCCTCCCAGCACCGCCACAAGGGGCCGCATAGCGCCAccagcccccggccccgcccacaCGTGGGAAGGACACGGAGGGAGGCCCCGgcctgggtgggggggtggcccCCCGCTTCTCCGGACCGTGACTTCCGCACCTTCGACTCACGGCCCAGCACAGGTGCCGCCACGCACAGCCTGTGCTCGGGGACAGGGGGCAAACGCTGAGCCGGCCCGCTCCCCTCACCACCTGCGGGCCCAGGAGCGCAGGGAGGCTCCTACGAGAGAACACGGGAGCGAGCGCGCTGCGGAGGGACGGGAGCGCGCTGGGGAGggccgccgcccgcgcccccctCGCGTGGCCCGCTCAGGCCCCAGTGGATGCCCAGGGGAGGATGCCCAGGGGACGTTAGGAAACACTGCGTAGGGCTCCCCTTGGGAGCGCAGAACTGAGCAAATGAGATAGATTGCTTCATTCATGCTTTGTCTGCCCGTCTTAGACCCAACTGTCCTTCAAATCAACCAAAAGAAGGGAATGTGTGTTTCACAGAGAGCCTCGGCGTGGACCCCAGCACACAGCAGGGTCTGAAGGAGGCGCAGCCCGGCGCGGGGGCAGGGAGAGCGGCGGGGAGCGGGGAGCTGACCTTCAGAGACGGGCTGGCTCCCCGGGAGGCTGGTGTAAGTGTGCATGTCTTTTTCTACGTCAAGAAGGTAGGCCGGCAGGAGAGAAGAACAAGCAAGAGCCGATCAGAAAACAGAAAGCAAGACGGACTAAGTCACGTGGGTTTCTTCAGCGCACTGCGCCCAACGCGGAACACCAACTCCACTTCCGTGGAAGGACAGCTGCTGAAGTGCGAAAGTTTAGGTGGAAAGATCCAGAATAGGCTAAGCGCTCCGCAAGCTCCAGGAGAAGGGTCGTCCCCGCAGACCCTGGGGGTCGTGGTGCTGGGCGGGCAACGATCCAGGCATCGGGGAATCGGACCGATGCCAGCTGCCGCCGGAGCCTTACCCCTGACCCGAGTCCGACAGGAAGTGAAACGTACAGAAGGGTAGTCCCCGCTTGTTTTACACGTTCAGCCCCATTCTCCTGGCGAGCTCCTACAGCCACTCACTAACCACAAGCCCCCGCCACGGCTGAGCGCGACGGCCCACAGACCTCGAGGGTCACCCAGGCCGGTGCCACACGGCGCTCACCTCCAGGAGGGAAGCCTTCCGTGAGCATCTGCACGGCGGCAATGCGCGTGACCTCGACCTCGTGGCGACTGTCCCCGTCCAGAAGCAGGTACCTGCAGCAAACGAAGGGCGTCCACACCACGTCACTTCAGGCTCGGAGCGACAGAGCGCCAGTGCCGCGCAGCACCCGCTTTTACCTCTGGTTGCTGGAAAGACGACAGACCATCGTGTCTGGCTTCTCCGAGTTTCCAAAAGTTACCAGGAAGGTGGCTCCTGGGGATGAAAACCAGACATGAGGACCCGGCAGCTCCCTTCTCGCCTCCCCTTCCAGGCCAGCCCACCAGGGGACACGCACAGAGGACAAAAGGAAAGCAAGACAGGTGGCAGCTCTGTTCTGTGGGGCCCTCGGCTGAGGCGGAAAGGCCGTGACGGGGTTGGGGTTCAACAGTGGAAATAAAAGGTGCTGCCTGGGGCTCCCAGGGGCCTTACCTCCCAAGGGCCTGGCTCACAGGGCGCCGACCCTCCCCCAGTGCTCAGGGGCCACTGGGCAGCACCACCTGCCCTGCTGCCAGGAGGTGGAAGGGGCCTGCAGGCCGGGGGGGCTAGGCTGCCAAGGCCCGGGAGGGGACAGCAGGCACGGGGAAGGGCAGCAGGcacggggagggggcagcaggcaTGGGGAAGGGcagcaggcagggggagggggcagcaggcaCGGGGAAGGGcagcaggcagagggagggggcagcaggCACGGGGAAGGGCAGCAGGCACGGGGAGGGGcagcaggcagggggagggggcagcaggcagggggagggggcagcaggcaCGGGGAGGGGCAGCAGGCACAGGGAGAGAGCTGCCCTCTCGCCACCACCATGTCCCAGGACGGCGGGGGCCGCACCTGGAGTCCCAACCATTGGTCCCAAGCCTGCAGCAGGCACCCTGCAGAGACAGAGGCCAGGCACGGCGTCAGGCGTCACAGCATCGCAGCCACCACACGACAGACACGAGGCCCCAGGTGCTCACCACTCAGGAGCAGCTTGAGCTGCTTGTCGTAGAACTCGGCCTCCCGGTGGGACACCAGGGCGCACTCAGCACACTGCCGCACGGGGTCCACGAAGCACATGCGCCGCAGCGCCACCTTCTGGCTGCAGCACTTGTCGCAGAAGCACTTCCCACACCGGCGACAGTGGTGCTGCAGACGCGGGGCAGGCAGTGAGGACCCCCGGAGACCCACGCCACCGGCATCCACGACCAGATGCCTCGAGGGTCCCAACGGTTTCCCAGCGGCCGGAACCCTGCCCGCTGACCAGGCTGCCACTGTCCCCAAGGCTCCGCGACAGACAgcgcccactcccaccccccacgCCCCCTCCCGCCCCACCGCAGCTCACCTTCCTGGTGAGAAAGTCAAACTTGGTGTCGCACTGCATGCACCTCGGGCACTAGGAGAGAAGGTGACAGGGCGTCAGGACCCGGATGCCAAGGCCACGTGGTCAGCTCCTCAGGGAGCCCCGTCCTGTCACCGGAACCCAGGATCGGCTGTGAGATGATGCGATGCCACAGCAGAAAGTGATCTACACCGGGTCCCCGCGCGGAGAAGCGCAGTGGGTCTGCTGAGCTGGGGCAGCGTCTAGCTAGCAAGGGTGCTACCAGCCCCAAATGCCCGGGGCTCAGCGGGGAGGCTGGGGACAGTGCTCCAGGGACAGGCCGAGGTCCAGGGCCGGAAACAGCCACATTATCACCAAACCAACCAACCAcgcagaggacctcagacctcTTATCTGACAAAAGCGAGGGTTTTTTCCCATCCTGGCGCCAAGTGCGGACAGACTGTCCCCGCACCGCCAAGGCTCAGCCTCCACGGTGGA
Above is a genomic segment from Pseudorca crassidens isolate mPseCra1 chromosome 1, mPseCra1.hap1, whole genome shotgun sequence containing:
- the ZFYVE21 gene encoding zinc finger FYVE domain-containing protein 21 isoform X2, which encodes MSSEVAARRDAKKLVRSPSGLRMVPEHRAFGSPFGLEEPQWVPDKECPRCMQCDTKFDFLTRKHHCRRCGKCFCDKCCSQKVALRRMCFVDPVRQCAECALVSHREAEFYDKQLKLLLSGATFLVTFGNSEKPDTMVCRLSSNQRYLLLDGDSRHEVEVTRIAAVQMLTEGFPPGEKDMHTYTSLPGSQPVSEGGNARATGMTLQYTAPGAEGVTQLKLTAGEDANGSRRQATAWLVAMHKK
- the ZFYVE21 gene encoding zinc finger FYVE domain-containing protein 21 isoform X3, giving the protein MSSEVAARRDAKKLVRSPSGLRMVPEHRAFGSPFGLEEPQWVPDKECPRCMQCDTKFDFLTRKHHCRRCGKCFCDKCCSQKVALRRMCFVDPVRQCAECALVSHREAEFYDKQLKLLLSGATFLVTFGNSEKPDTMVCRLSSNQRYLLLDGDSRHEVEVTRIAAVQMLTEGFPPGGGNARATGMTLQYTAPGAEGVTQLKLTAGEDANGSRRQATAWLVAMHKAAKLLYESRDQ
- the ZFYVE21 gene encoding zinc finger FYVE domain-containing protein 21 isoform X1 codes for the protein MSSEVAARRDAKKLVRSPSGLRMVPEHRAFGSPFGLEEPQWVPDKECPRCMQCDTKFDFLTRKHHCRRCGKCFCDKCCSQKVALRRMCFVDPVRQCAECALVSHREAEFYDKQLKLLLSGATFLVTFGNSEKPDTMVCRLSSNQRYLLLDGDSRHEVEVTRIAAVQMLTEGFPPGEKDMHTYTSLPGSQPVSEGGNARATGMTLQYTAPGAEGVTQLKLTAGEDANGSRRQATAWLVAMHKAAKLLYESRDQ
- the ZFYVE21 gene encoding zinc finger FYVE domain-containing protein 21 isoform X4 — translated: MQCDTKFDFLTRKHHCRRCGKCFCDKCCSQKVALRRMCFVDPVRQCAECALVSHREAEFYDKQLKLLLSGATFLVTFGNSEKPDTMVCRLSSNQRYLLLDGDSRHEVEVTRIAAVQMLTEGFPPGEKDMHTYTSLPGSQPVSEGGNARATGMTLQYTAPGAEGVTQLKLTAGEDANGSRRQATAWLVAMHKAAKLLYESRDQ